Sequence from the Acidobacteriota bacterium genome:
TCGGTCATCAGCATGATCCCGCTGCCCTGGCTGACCCGATGGATGGTGAGCCGGTAGCGCTCGGCTTCCTCGATGACCGCCTGCAGGCAGCGCGGGCCCTCCACGCTGGGTATTTCAAAGCGATACTGAGCTCCGTCCGGGAAACGCTTGGACGTGCTTCGGAGGGAGTAGCCGTCGCTCGAGGGGAGACCGAGCTTTTTCAGAAAATCGCGAGTCGCCTTCATGGTTGGTTCCTTTCCGATCGGATAGGGCAGCGCTGGGGTACTGCCTTTTTCAATATCGGGTGCGACCTGGTGAAAAAGGCTGTCTAACCACAAAAAGCACAAACGTCACAAATTATGTTTTTGTGCCTTTTGTGGCCATTCCCGGAAAACGTCTCGCTGACGAATTTGCAAAAGGCTCCAGTCGTCAATCCGCTTATTGGTGTTCATTCGTGTCCATTCGTGGTTCGTCGTTCGCCTTCATGGACCTCTCCATGTGGCCTATGTGGAGAAAAATCGGTTGTTTCAGGCACGGCCCCTTCAGGACCCGGCAGTCACGCTTCCGCCCCGGTGCTCCCCAATTCTGTCCAGGACGCGCTCCCGAACCCACTTGGGGTCCCACCACTCGGTGGGATTTACGGGGATTCCGTGCAGGAAGAGACCGAAATGGAGATGGTCGCCGGCCGCCAGGCCGGTGGCGCCGCTGCGGCCCAGCACCTGGCCCTTGCCGACCCGGTCGCCGGCCTCTACGGCGATGGAGCTGAGGTGTCCGTAGAGGGAGAACAGCCCGCAGCCGTGGTCCAACAGTATGGTGTTCCCATAGATTCCCAGCAGGTCCGCGTAGCGCACCACGCCGTCGTTGGAGGCTTCGATGGCGTAGTGCTTGACCACCGACAGGTCGAAGCCGACGTGGTCCTGGCGGTCGATCTCCCGGCCCTCATAGAGGTAGGTGCGGTGATCGGCGAAGAGCGACTCCACCTTGGATCGGCTGAGCTGGGCAAAGGCTTCGGTCCAGAGGAACCGCGGCTCGGACTGGCTCGACAGCTGCTTGATGGTCTCGTGGTTGGCGTGCCGGAGACCGTCGTTGATCTGGAGGAAGTCCTTCACCAGGTCACCCTGGCTGGAGAGCTCCGGGTTCTGATTCAGGATCGCCGGAACTACCTGTTGCAGGAATGCCGGGCTGAGCCGGATGGTTCGCTGCCGGAACTTTCTGGGAAAGAGTTTGTACTGGAAGCGGGCCTCCGACCGATTCCCGGCCGCGTCTTCGGCCACCAGCCTGATTTCCGGATTAGGTTCCAGATTGTAGCGATAGCCGAAAATGCAGAATCGAACCTGCTTGTCTCCGTCGGGGTCGGCCGCGTATCCGGGAAAGAAGTCGGGACCCACCCGAACCCCGGAGACCTCGGTGTCTTCTCCCACCCGGTAGAGAATGCAGGCCGAGCCCCCTTGAGTAATGTAATGCTGTCCGGACAGCGGCTGGACGGTGGGGGGACGGATGTCGAAGGTGAAATCCCGCTGCAGCCGAGCCCGGTTGCCGCCGAAGAACCGGCGGTAGGAGTGGTCGCGGGCGGTGATCGACAGTTGCGCGGGGGCTTCCCGGATCTGGTGGCTGGCGGCCATCATCTCGCCCAGGTCGAAGCGAGCCGAGGATTGAGCGCCGCTCCGCTGGAAGAAGAGCAGCCACGGCCCCGGGTAGCTCCGGTCGACCAGCGTAAAGGACTGGTTCCCCACCTCCAGCACTGCCGAGAGCTGCTTCAGTCCGGACTGGGCGTCCTCGACCTCGAGCACCAGAGAGGGGTTCTCTCCCAGGGCGTTAAAGTCGCGGTCCAGGCTCACCTCGGGCGGCTGTCCCTCCCAGCGGCCCAGCCAAAGAGAGATCAGGCACCAGAGCAGGAAGGCTCCCAGCGGCAAGGCCCATAGGACCAGTGGCGGAAAGCGCTTGGGAATAGCCGGCTTGCGGTGGGGTTGAAATGGTTTCACGTTTTTGCGGTCCGGTCCCGAAATCCCCTGGATTATAGCTTGGTCCGAAGGCGGGTGAAAGAGGTGGCTCCCCACCCCCTCACAGCAGGCGGTGCTCGGCAAAGCTGAAGCAGTCGTTGCCTCCGATGACGATGTGATCGAGCAACGAGATGTCCATCAGGCCGCAGGCCCGCTGCAGCTCCCGGGTTACCTGGCGGTCGTCCGGGCTGGGCGAGGGGTTGCCGGAGGGATGGTTGTGTACGGCCACCATGGCGGCGGCATTCAACTGCAGGGCCCTCCTGACGATTTCCCTCGGAAACACGGTGGCGCTGTTGAGGGTGCCCTGGAACATCTCTTCCACGGACAGGACGTGGTGCCTGGTATCCAGAAAGACCACGGCGAAGGTCTCCCGGTCGCGATCCCGGAAGCGCCCGCAAAGCAGCCGCTGGACGTCCCGGGAGTGCCCGATGAAGGGCCCCCGCTGCATTTCCTCGGCCATGTAGCGCACGGTCACGGCCGC
This genomic interval carries:
- a CDS encoding M23 family metallopeptidase, translating into MKPFQPHRKPAIPKRFPPLVLWALPLGAFLLWCLISLWLGRWEGQPPEVSLDRDFNALGENPSLVLEVEDAQSGLKQLSAVLEVGNQSFTLVDRSYPGPWLLFFQRSGAQSSARFDLGEMMAASHQIREAPAQLSITARDHSYRRFFGGNRARLQRDFTFDIRPPTVQPLSGQHYITQGGSACILYRVGEDTEVSGVRVGPDFFPGYAADPDGDKQVRFCIFGYRYNLEPNPEIRLVAEDAAGNRSEARFQYKLFPRKFRQRTIRLSPAFLQQVVPAILNQNPELSSQGDLVKDFLQINDGLRHANHETIKQLSSQSEPRFLWTEAFAQLSRSKVESLFADHRTYLYEGREIDRQDHVGFDLSVVKHYAIEASNDGVVRYADLLGIYGNTILLDHGCGLFSLYGHLSSIAVEAGDRVGKGQVLGRSGATGLAAGDHLHFGLFLHGIPVNPTEWWDPKWVRERVLDRIGEHRGGSVTAGS
- the radC gene encoding DNA repair protein RadC, producing MASRGRVSEKWVSGWPKSEQPRQRLLTRGADALSDAELLAIFLRVGIKGTSVLDLSRQLLQDFGGFRGLLKASQQELGGIKGLGEAKVATLKALAAVTVRYMAEEMQRGPFIGHSRDVQRLLCGRFRDRDRETFAVVFLDTRHHVLSVEEMFQGTLNSATVFPREIVRRALQLNAAAMVAVHNHPSGNPSPSPDDRQVTRELQRACGLMDISLLDHIVIGGNDCFSFAEHRLL